Proteins encoded within one genomic window of Streptomyces kaniharaensis:
- a CDS encoding sensor histidine kinase encodes MNTEGGGRIRRGAGALFGRRARLRWVHLVLGGALLMPYWLLSQVILGGLNAEQSHLRQLLLQFVSLGVSLPMAAVTALLPTVRTLEGAAAKALCAPERPEEIATGPARSWAARRRAAAWYVLHLFLGGVVSGMTLAGAPFSVVLIFDFDGAMDLTRFWENRFPGWMFTGPALGLVVLTLIVCANAGCGALLARWAPVLLGPTPEERLAAAEHRAAVLAQRNRLARELHDSVGHALSAVSIQASAAARVLRSDPDFAAEALAAIEETARAAVAELDTVLGLLREENAGTEGPAGPTLAGLDDLLRQLAHTGVRVDADLAPGLGRLPAAVSREAYRIVQEGLTNVLRHAGPAPAGLRVALADGRLEIELTNPLGPARPSRPGGGRGLRGIGERAAALRGGSEAGPTEDGTTWRLAVWLPLGGARVSGARVNGTRVGGTRVGGTGVVGTR; translated from the coding sequence GTGAACACGGAGGGAGGGGGCCGGATTCGGCGCGGGGCGGGGGCGCTGTTCGGACGGCGGGCCCGGCTGCGCTGGGTGCATCTGGTGCTGGGCGGCGCCCTGTTGATGCCCTACTGGCTGCTCTCGCAGGTGATTCTCGGGGGGCTCAACGCCGAGCAGAGCCACCTGCGGCAGCTGCTGCTCCAGTTCGTCTCGCTGGGCGTCTCGCTGCCGATGGCCGCCGTCACCGCGCTGCTTCCGACCGTCCGCACGCTGGAGGGCGCGGCGGCGAAGGCGCTCTGCGCGCCGGAGCGGCCGGAGGAAATCGCCACCGGGCCGGCCCGGTCGTGGGCGGCCCGGCGCCGCGCGGCGGCCTGGTACGTGCTGCATCTGTTCCTCGGCGGCGTGGTCTCCGGGATGACGCTGGCCGGGGCGCCTTTCTCGGTGGTGCTGATCTTCGACTTCGACGGGGCGATGGACCTCACCCGGTTCTGGGAGAACCGGTTCCCCGGCTGGATGTTCACCGGCCCCGCCCTCGGCCTCGTCGTCCTGACGCTGATCGTCTGCGCCAACGCCGGCTGCGGCGCGCTGCTCGCCCGCTGGGCGCCAGTCCTGCTCGGCCCGACCCCGGAGGAGCGGCTGGCCGCGGCCGAGCACCGGGCCGCCGTGCTCGCCCAGCGCAACCGGCTGGCCCGCGAACTGCACGACTCCGTCGGGCACGCGCTGAGCGCGGTCAGCATCCAGGCCTCGGCCGCGGCCCGGGTGCTGCGCAGCGACCCGGACTTCGCCGCCGAGGCGCTCGCCGCCATCGAGGAGACCGCACGGGCGGCCGTCGCCGAACTCGACACCGTGCTGGGGCTGCTGCGCGAGGAGAACGCCGGCACCGAGGGCCCCGCCGGGCCGACCCTCGCCGGGCTGGACGACCTGCTGCGCCAGCTCGCCCACACGGGCGTCCGGGTGGACGCCGACCTCGCCCCCGGCCTGGGGCGGCTGCCGGCCGCGGTCTCCCGCGAGGCGTACCGGATCGTCCAGGAGGGCCTCACCAACGTGCTCCGGCATGCCGGGCCCGCACCGGCCGGGCTGCGGGTCGCCCTCGCGGACGGCCGGCTGGAGATCGAGCTGACCAACCCGCTGGGCCCGGCCCGACCCAGCCGCCCCGGCGGCGGGCGGGGGCTGCGCGGGATCGGGGAGCGGGCGGCGGCGCTGCGCGGCGGCAGCGAGGCGGGGCCGACCGAGGACGGGACGACGTGGCGGTTGGCCGTCTGGCTGCCGCTGGGAGGGGCACGAGTGAGCGGGGCACGAGTGAACGGAACGCGAGTGGGCGGAACGCGAGTGGGCGGGACAGGAGTGGTGGGCACCCGATGA
- a CDS encoding response regulator yields the protein MSENIRVVIADDERLVRMGLRVVIDAEPDLSVVGEAADGAEVVPLVRELRPDVVLMDVRMPGIDGIRATEQLMGTMAEPPRILVVTTFEHDDHVYDALRAGAAGFLLKRARAEEMLQAVRLVARGDSLLFPAAVRELALRHAPEAPRVAAPERGPIGRLTEREGQVLRLMAAGLNNAEIAQRLVVSQETVKTHVGSVFAKLGARDRTQAVIVAYESGFVLPG from the coding sequence ATGAGCGAGAACATCCGCGTGGTGATCGCGGACGACGAGCGGCTGGTCCGGATGGGCCTGCGGGTGGTGATCGACGCCGAACCGGACCTCAGTGTGGTCGGCGAGGCGGCCGACGGCGCCGAGGTCGTGCCGCTGGTGCGCGAACTGCGGCCGGACGTGGTGCTGATGGACGTCCGCATGCCCGGCATCGACGGCATCCGGGCCACCGAACAGCTGATGGGCACCATGGCCGAGCCTCCCCGCATCCTGGTGGTCACCACCTTCGAGCACGACGATCACGTGTACGACGCGCTGCGGGCGGGCGCGGCCGGGTTCCTGCTGAAGCGGGCGCGGGCGGAGGAGATGCTCCAGGCGGTGCGGCTGGTCGCGCGCGGGGACTCGCTGCTCTTCCCGGCCGCCGTCCGGGAGCTCGCGCTGCGGCACGCCCCGGAGGCCCCCCGGGTCGCCGCCCCGGAGCGGGGGCCGATCGGGCGGCTGACCGAGCGGGAGGGCCAGGTGCTCCGGCTGATGGCCGCCGGGCTGAACAACGCGGAGATCGCGCAGCGGCTCGTGGTCAGCCAGGAGACGGTCAAGACGCACGTCGGCAGCGTCTTCGCCAAGCTCGGCGCCCGGGACCGCACCCAGGCGGTCATCGTGGCGTACGAGTCGGGCTTCGTGCTCCCGGGGTAG
- a CDS encoding Pr6Pr family membrane protein produces MSVRTRPALWWRMGIVLSAGLGLTLGTAPLVYFTVQSNVIVLGYFIGAVYWMIKRNTVDAPAPRLRGAATLYIIITGLVSHILLQHGANPLPGLVDGPDKLAHWSSFFLHYVTPVMVITDWLVLKPRNVSAWKDIPLWLAFPLGYAAIVLTRNALFDDYPTPYPYFFFDPTTKGYGYVWGQIAMLTVEFIVLATVVVGLDRLGTLVAGKLRPAPAEA; encoded by the coding sequence ATGTCAGTCCGGACCCGCCCCGCACTGTGGTGGCGCATGGGCATCGTGCTCTCGGCGGGCCTCGGCCTGACCCTCGGAACCGCGCCGCTGGTGTACTTCACCGTGCAGAGCAACGTCATCGTGCTCGGCTACTTCATCGGCGCGGTCTACTGGATGATCAAGCGCAACACCGTGGACGCGCCCGCGCCCCGGCTGCGCGGCGCCGCCACGCTGTACATCATCATCACCGGGCTGGTCTCGCACATCCTGCTCCAGCACGGCGCCAACCCGCTGCCCGGGCTGGTCGACGGGCCGGACAAGCTGGCGCACTGGTCGTCGTTCTTCCTGCACTACGTGACGCCGGTGATGGTGATCACCGACTGGCTGGTGCTCAAGCCGCGCAACGTGTCCGCCTGGAAGGACATCCCGCTCTGGCTGGCCTTCCCGCTCGGGTACGCGGCGATTGTGCTCACCCGCAACGCGCTGTTCGACGACTACCCGACGCCCTACCCGTACTTCTTCTTCGACCCGACCACCAAGGGCTACGGCTACGTGTGGGGCCAGATCGCCATGCTGACCGTCGAGTTCATCGTGCTCGCCACGGTCGTGGTCGGCCTGGACCGGCTGGGCACGCTGGTCGCCGGCAAGCTGCGGCCCGCACCCGCTGAGGCATAA